In one Bacteroidota bacterium genomic region, the following are encoded:
- the mqnE gene encoding aminofutalosine synthase MqnE gives MINIEPPKEIIHHSSVSPALKSIADKVFNGERITFDEGVTLYKEGSLSFLGTLANFVREKKSGDKVFFNRNFHVEPTNICVYSCAFCSYSRLIKQREQGWELSVDQILDIIKKYDGQPVTEVHITGGVVPKQDFAYYTELFRRIKQHRPDLHIKALTPVEYHYIFKKAKMTYEEGMKAMMEAGLDSMPGGGAEIFDKDIRDKIAGGKCSAEEWLEIHEVWHKLGRHSNATMLYGHIETFEHRIDHMERLRQLQDKTNGFNAFIPLKFRNKENQMSDVPEVSVIEDLRNYAVARIYLDNFPHIKAYWAMIGRNTAQLALNFGADDLDGTIDDTTKIYSMAGAEEQSPKLTTQQLVELIKGVGKRPVERDTLYGIVKDYSETTFTNN, from the coding sequence ATGATTAATATAGAACCACCAAAGGAGATCATTCATCATTCGTCGGTATCGCCTGCTTTAAAAAGCATTGCCGATAAAGTATTTAATGGCGAGCGCATTACTTTTGATGAAGGCGTTACATTGTACAAAGAAGGCAGCTTAAGTTTTTTAGGAACTCTAGCCAATTTTGTGAGGGAGAAAAAAAGCGGCGATAAGGTTTTTTTTAATCGCAACTTTCACGTAGAGCCAACCAATATTTGTGTGTATTCCTGTGCGTTTTGTTCTTACTCACGTTTAATTAAGCAGCGCGAGCAAGGTTGGGAACTAAGCGTTGATCAAATTTTGGATATCATAAAAAAATACGACGGACAACCGGTAACCGAAGTGCATATTACTGGAGGTGTTGTTCCTAAGCAGGATTTCGCTTATTACACTGAGTTATTCAGAAGAATAAAACAACATCGTCCGGATTTACACATTAAAGCTTTAACACCGGTAGAGTATCATTACATTTTCAAAAAGGCGAAAATGACGTATGAAGAGGGAATGAAAGCTATGATGGAAGCAGGGTTAGATAGTATGCCGGGTGGTGGTGCCGAAATATTTGATAAAGACATTCGCGATAAAATTGCCGGAGGAAAATGTAGCGCCGAAGAATGGTTAGAAATTCATGAAGTGTGGCATAAATTAGGAAGACATTCTAATGCAACGATGTTGTATGGTCATATCGAAACTTTTGAGCACAGAATTGATCATATGGAACGTTTACGTCAATTACAGGATAAAACCAATGGCTTTAATGCATTTATTCCGCTTAAATTTCGTAATAAGGAAAATCAAATGAGCGATGTTCCTGAAGTTTCTGTTATAGAAGATTTGCGTAATTACGCGGTAGCAAGAATTTATTTGGATAATTTTCCGCATATCAAAGCTTATTGGGCCATGATTGGAAGAAATACAGCGCAACTCGCATTAAACTTTGGTGCGGATGATTTGGATGGTACAATTGATGACACCACTAAAATTTATAGCATGGCCGGTGCTGAGGAGCAATCTCCAAAACTTACGACACAACAATTAGTAGAATTAATCAAAGGAGTGGGGAAGCGTCCGGTTGAACGTGATACTCTTTACGGAATTGTTAAAGATTATTCTGAAACAACTTTCACAAACAATTAA
- a CDS encoding T9SS type A sorting domain-containing protein: protein MKQLYFSLSFVLIFLSASFKSQTATSITNGNWTNPLTWNCTCVPLMGHAVTINHTVTLNTSMSFTAGGVTINNSGALMQDASANRDLWFSGGSFVNNGKANFRYLLLTGGTNSNNGSFTVSAMTNSVTYTNNGTITMDSMYMAANFLNTANGKIIGDSLTNGPGATLSNSGRINVTWSTNRGTFNNNNYHGGYAFTNDGTYSNVDSLVMTGSMWNKVLFTNQIGAQVRLTKNFHNYTPGNTARFDNRGNVVVLDSWYNTDTIKGTNTGTFTVSDTSANSGHMKGNFKFCDLTPPSSSPYIDLNAGVVSVNITWCTTSGVDELTPTKGTVKYFPNPSNGHFIIFGEKEETLFLYNDIGQQVRVIQLDKSNDYRVEISGLENGIYFLSGRTFREKVIVIK, encoded by the coding sequence ATGAAACAGCTTTACTTTTCTCTATCCTTCGTTCTGATTTTTTTATCAGCATCTTTTAAATCGCAAACCGCTACAAGTATTACCAACGGTAACTGGACAAACCCATTAACATGGAATTGTACCTGTGTACCATTAATGGGACATGCGGTTACTATTAATCACACGGTAACTTTAAACACCAGTATGAGTTTTACGGCGGGAGGCGTTACCATCAATAACAGCGGCGCCTTAATGCAAGACGCCAGTGCTAATCGCGATTTATGGTTCAGTGGAGGTTCTTTTGTAAATAACGGCAAAGCAAATTTCAGATATTTATTATTAACCGGAGGAACAAACTCCAATAACGGAAGCTTTACGGTAAGTGCCATGACTAATTCAGTAACCTATACCAATAATGGAACGATTACAATGGACAGCATGTATATGGCAGCTAATTTTTTAAATACAGCTAACGGAAAAATTATTGGCGATAGTTTAACTAACGGTCCGGGAGCAACCTTATCCAATAGCGGAAGAATTAATGTAACCTGGAGCACCAACCGCGGAACATTTAACAATAACAATTACCATGGTGGATATGCATTTACTAATGACGGAACGTATTCAAATGTTGATTCTTTAGTGATGACAGGCAGCATGTGGAATAAAGTTTTATTTACCAATCAAATTGGAGCACAAGTACGTTTAACGAAAAACTTTCACAATTATACGCCCGGTAACACAGCTAGATTTGATAACAGAGGAAATGTGGTGGTTTTAGACAGCTGGTACAATACTGATACTATTAAAGGCACTAACACCGGAACATTTACCGTAAGCGATACATCAGCTAACAGCGGCCACATGAAAGGCAACTTTAAATTCTGTGATTTAACGCCTCCTTCCTCTTCGCCTTATATTGATTTAAATGCAGGTGTGGTTTCTGTAAATATTACATGGTGCACAACGAGTGGTGTAGATGAATTAACACCAACCAAAGGCACGGTAAAATATTTTCCAAATCCAAGTAACGGGCATTTCATTATTTTCGGAGAGAAAGAGGAAACATTGTTTTTATACAATGACATCGGACAACAAGTACGC